The genomic region CAGGGAGACTACAACCAGGCCGTGCACGGCGGCGGCCACGGCGATTACCGCAACATCGTGCTTGCCCCCGGTTCGGTACAGGAGATGTTCGACCTGACCATAAAGGCCTTCGAGCTTGCCGATAAATACCGCAACCCGACGATGATCATCGCCGACGCCATGATCGGACAGTTCCAGGAGCCCTGCCGCCTCACTCCCGAAAAACCGGTCGAGCTTGCCGAAAAACCGTGGGCCCTCACCGGCCGCAAAGGCAGGGACCCGCGGCTGGTCAAATCGCTTTACCTTGGCGACTACGAGCAGGAAGAGCACAACCTCCTTTTAAAGAAAAAATACGACGAGATCCAGGATAACGAGGTGATGGTCGAGATGAAGAACCTCGACGACGCCGAGCTGATCATAGTCGCTTTCGGCACGCCGTCGCGTGTGGCGAAGACCGCCATCGGACTCGCCCGCGAGGAGGGGCTGAAGGTCGGCCTCATCCGACCCATCACGCTCTTCCCCTTCCCCGTCAATGAAATTTATGAACACTCGGCCCGCGTGAAAAACGTCCTTGTGGTCGAGATGAACACGGGCCAGATGGTGCGCGACGTGCGGATCGCCGCGCACAAGGACGCCGCCATCCACTTCTACGGCAGGCCCGGTGGAGGGTTCCCCTTCCCCGACGACGTGCTTAACGAGATTAAAACGGCGCTTGGGGGAGGTCCGCGATGAACGCTATATTCAAACGGCCCGACAGCCTCACAAACGCCCCCACCCATTTCTGCCCGGGCTGCACGCACGGCATCGCCCACCGGCTCATCGCCGAGGCGATGGACGAGCTTGGCATTACCGACCGCACGATCGGAATACCCGGAGTGGGGTGTTGCGTATTCCTCTATCGCTATTTTCCCATCGACGCGCTCGAGGCGCCGCACGGCCGCGCCCCGGCGTGCGCCACGGGCGTTAAACGCGCCCAGCCGGACAAGGTCATCTTCGCCTACCAGGGCGACGGCGATATGGCGGCGATCGGCACTTCGGAGATCATCCACGCGGCCAACCGCGGCGAGAACATCACCGTGTTCTTCGTCAACAACGCGGTCTACGGTATGACGGGCGGGCAGATGGCGCCGACCACCCTGCTGGGACAGCACACGACAACCAGCCCCTTCGGGCGCGACTTCAAATCGGAGGGATACCCGATACGGATGGCCGAGCTGCTCGCGACGCTCGAGGGGGTGGCATACTCGACGAGGGTGGCGCTCCACTCTCCCAAACACGTCACGCAGGCGAAAAAGGCCATTGTAAAGGCCTTCGAGATGCAGATAAAAGAAATGGGGTTCTCGGTGGTGGAAATGCTTTCCACCTGCAACACGAACTGGCGCGTATCGCCGCTCGAGGCCCTGAAGACTATTGAGAGCGAGATGATCCCCTATTTCCCGCTCGGGGTATTCAGGGAGCGCACCGGGAAGGATTTTCTGTAACAATACGCCCGCCGGGCCGGGTTCAGCCGGCAGGCGCGGGATACGAAAAAGTCATCCGGCTTGCGTGCGGCAAACCGAGAAAATGGCCGGACGTGCCAAAGGAGGAATGATTTGTACTACGATGTAATTATGGCGGGCTTCGGCGGCCAGGGCATACAGGTGATGAGCCAGATCGCGGCGGTTGCGGCGATTAAAAAAGGATTCAACGTGACCTACCTTCCCTCCTACGGTGTGGAGAAGCGCGGAGGGCGCACAAACGTGACGCTGGTCATCGCTGACGAGGCGATAGGCTCCATGGTGACCAACCACCCGAAGTGCGTCATCGCCATGGACACCGTCGCCGTCGACAAGTACCAGAAGCTGGTGGCGCCGCGGGGTCTGCTCATCATGAACTCAAGCCTTGCCCCCGACAGCATGCTCCACAGGGACGACATCGAACCGCTCGCCCTCAGATGCAACGACGAGGCCCAGGCGCTGGGAAGCGCAATGCTCTCCGGCATGATCGCCCTCGGCGCGTTCCTCCAGAGATCGGGAATACTCGGCTTCAGCGACGTGGAGAGCGTAATGGAAGATGTCACACCCGAACGCCTTATAAAGACGATCCCCGCCAACCTCGAGGCGATACGGCGCGGCATCGAAATCGCCGCCAACGGCAGCGCCCGCTCTGCGCGGGAGTGAAGACGCCGCACCGGATTCGGCGCCTTCACTCTTCCACATCCACCCCGTCCGCCAAAAAATTCTTGCATCAATAGTATTCCTCGTGTACATTCCCGCATATGTTCGAGGCATCGCGCGATTCGGGAGAATGCTTTTGCCCGCCGCCCTCGACGGGGAAAAGCCGGAAGACGCTCCCGCCAATAAGCGAATATATTAGTTCGCGTATAACATCAGGCGCAGGGAAAAATACGGTCGGCCATGGTTCCCACCATAGCAATAGCGTTCGCGATCGTCGCGCTCTTCATGGGGGCGATGGTGCCGTT from Spirochaetota bacterium harbors:
- a CDS encoding 3-methyl-2-oxobutanoate dehydrogenase subunit VorB encodes the protein MTEKKLTKGNIALAEGSIQAGCLLYFGYPITPQSDIPEYLAQNLPKIGGTFVQAESEIASINMVMGASASGRRTMTSSSGPGISLMQEGLSYLAGSELPAVIVNIMRCGPGLGGIAPTQGDYNQAVHGGGHGDYRNIVLAPGSVQEMFDLTIKAFELADKYRNPTMIIADAMIGQFQEPCRLTPEKPVELAEKPWALTGRKGRDPRLVKSLYLGDYEQEEHNLLLKKKYDEIQDNEVMVEMKNLDDAELIIVAFGTPSRVAKTAIGLAREEGLKVGLIRPITLFPFPVNEIYEHSARVKNVLVVEMNTGQMVRDVRIAAHKDAAIHFYGRPGGGFPFPDDVLNEIKTALGGGPR
- a CDS encoding thiamine pyrophosphate-dependent enzyme; translation: MNAIFKRPDSLTNAPTHFCPGCTHGIAHRLIAEAMDELGITDRTIGIPGVGCCVFLYRYFPIDALEAPHGRAPACATGVKRAQPDKVIFAYQGDGDMAAIGTSEIIHAANRGENITVFFVNNAVYGMTGGQMAPTTLLGQHTTTSPFGRDFKSEGYPIRMAELLATLEGVAYSTRVALHSPKHVTQAKKAIVKAFEMQIKEMGFSVVEMLSTCNTNWRVSPLEALKTIESEMIPYFPLGVFRERTGKDFL
- a CDS encoding 2-oxoacid:acceptor oxidoreductase family protein — translated: MYYDVIMAGFGGQGIQVMSQIAAVAAIKKGFNVTYLPSYGVEKRGGRTNVTLVIADEAIGSMVTNHPKCVIAMDTVAVDKYQKLVAPRGLLIMNSSLAPDSMLHRDDIEPLALRCNDEAQALGSAMLSGMIALGAFLQRSGILGFSDVESVMEDVTPERLIKTIPANLEAIRRGIEIAANGSARSARE